The genomic stretch AAGAGTTCTCAGGCGATTCGCGCACGATCGATGCCGTCATCCGGAACCTGACAGTTGTCGGCGAGGCGGCTGGGCACATTCCCGAAGAGATCATCGAACGCTATCCGGATGTGCCCTGGGCCGAGATGCGGGGAATCAGGAATATCGTGGTTCACGAATATTTCGGCGTCTCCATCCCCATTATCTGGAAAACGGTTCAGGAAGACATCCCCTCTCTCACCCCGCTTCTACAGGAGATCCTGGAGGAAAACCGGGACTGACCTGATATCTCCTTTACCGCGCCGCCTCTCCGGGCTGACCTTTGGCTGGTTTACTTCGCCCAATTTTCCTATCCTGCTTGCCCCGAGTCACGCTGGCCTGTCACGGCGTAGTCACATCTGTGGAGTGACGAAGCAATCTGGCCTTGTGGCGCAAAATCCCGGATTTCAACACAGGACACAGAGGAAGGTTTTATAACCTGGGGAGAAGAGCGGAGGGAAAAACCGAGAGGGGGAAGGACGGTTGAGAGTTGAGAATTGAGAATTGCACCCAAAATCCAAAGCGCGTTAGCGCCTTTAAAAGCGGCAAGAGCTGATTGACCGCGGAGGACGCGGAGTTTCGCAAGGTGAAAACGAAAGCTGGGGGAGATCTCTGGCGTGTGCCGTAAAAGCATGAAGAGCATTCACCACGGAGCCACCCTTCGACATGCTCAGGGCAGACGGAGAAAGGCGGAGGAAGGCGAAAATCATGG from bacterium encodes the following:
- a CDS encoding DUF86 domain-containing protein, producing the protein EFSGDSRTIDAVIRNLTVVGEAAGHIPEEIIERYPDVPWAEMRGIRNIVVHEYFGVSIPIIWKTVQEDIPSLTPLLQEILEENRD